The following proteins are co-located in the Schistocerca nitens isolate TAMUIC-IGC-003100 chromosome 2, iqSchNite1.1, whole genome shotgun sequence genome:
- the LOC126234569 gene encoding uncharacterized protein LOC126234569 produces MRTTLALLLISVFTVICSAQVEEDSVVRERRFVSRVENPPKRQESHVSGSVDGGISRDRRIGTMVHGRADGVWTSKDGNTRVGAGVSYGRVHNGPAAGPASKGGYINVQHSFPGK; encoded by the exons ATGAGGACGACTTTGGCTCTTCTCCTCATCAGCGTCTTCACTGTCATCTGTTCCGCTCAAGTGGAAGAG GACTCCGTGGTGCGGGAGCGGCGCTTCGTGTCGAGGGTGGAGAACCCTCCGAAGCGGCAGGAGAGCCACGTGTCGGGCAGCGTGGACGGCGGCATCAGCCGCGACCGCCGCATCGGCACCATGGTGCACGGCCGGGCGGACGGCGTGTGGACCAGCAAGGACGGCAACACCAGGGTGGGCGCCGGCGTCAGCTACGGCCGCGTGCACAACGGGCCGGCCGCCGGGCCCGCCTCCAAGGGCGGCTACATCAACGTCCAGCACAGCTTCCCGGGCAAGTGA